The following coding sequences are from one Bacillus solimangrovi window:
- a CDS encoding DUF1516 family protein yields MNITMIMLHSHVTGWTITLILFIICAMKLRTGQPPKALHMILRLMYIIVLVTGSHLLFAVWQMAPMAIVKGLVGLWVISTMEMTLVRGTKGKPIKGSIIQFVIALILVFILGYGVLG; encoded by the coding sequence ATGAATATTACTATGATCATGCTACATTCACACGTTACTGGATGGACAATTACGTTAATTCTATTCATAATCTGTGCGATGAAGTTAAGAACAGGTCAACCACCGAAAGCTTTGCATATGATCTTACGTCTTATGTATATTATTGTGTTGGTTACAGGTTCCCACTTATTGTTTGCTGTTTGGCAAATGGCTCCAATGGCAATTGTAAAAGGTTTAGTTGGATTATGGGTTATTTCAACAATGGAAATGACACTCGTTCGTGGTACGAAAGGTAAGCCAATTAAAGGTTCAATTATCCAATTTGTTATTGCACTTATCTTAGTATTTATTCTTGGATATGGAGTACTCGGTTAA